TCACGCCGAGATCGATCTGGAGCAGGTCGACCGCTGGTTGAGTCTGGGTCATCACTTATCAGTCCTCAGGGAGAGTGCATCGGTAATTGTTGTCCGGCGTGGGCGGCAATCCCCGCCTTCCATAGGCCTAACCTTATACCCCTGGGGGGTATAAGGCAAGGGTGGGTGATGCCGCGAATCTGCAGATAAAAACGGGCCCGACCCCGCTGCGACGCAGTGCGGCGGCCGGGCCCTGGGGGCGGGAATTAAGGCTTGAGGGTGTAACCGGCTTCCTTGATGGCGGCGGCGACATCCTCGTCAGTGAAGTTCTCTCCGGTCACCTCCACGCGGCCGGTGCCGGGGTTCGCTTCCACGGAGTTCACGCCTGCCACCTCGCGGACCTCTTCCTCGACGGAAGACTTGCAGTGTCCGCAGGTCATACCTTTGACCATGTAGTTCTTGGTGACGGTTGCCATGTGAATGTCCTTTCAGGGGGGTGGGGCCGGAGGTGGCGAAGTGGCGTCAGTGCTGGGGCACCCCTTCGACTATCCTCCAACTTATACCCATGGGGGGTATAAATCAAGGAGGTGGGCAATCAGGGCAAGTGCAGGGTCTGGGTGCACTCGAAACACGCTGTGATGCCTTCCGGTCAGTGTCTCCTTGTCGCTCGGGCTCAGGTCTTTCGGGTGGTGTCCGGCATGGTGCGTGCGTGATGGGTCATGCTGTGCTCCCTATCTCGCGTCGATCCGGAAAAGCCGGTCGAGCCAGCTTGACCACACTCTCGACCCTAGGGGCCTCCCGGCGGGACTCGGGGGTTGAACCATGAAGATTTCATGAAGAAATCCATTCTCCATCCCGCGGCTGTGGCGCTGGAGGGGCGGCCCCAATACCTGCCCCTACTTCCCTGGGGATGGGCCCGCCCTCTGCGGGCTGTGACCAGCCATTTCCGAGTGTCACCTGGGGTTGTCTCCGGGTGCGGAAGCCCGGTCGCCAGGCTCGTGCACGTGTCGCGGGGAGTGGAAACTCGTGCCCGCTGAGGGTCAGGGCCCGCGTGTTTTCCCTGGGGAATGCGCGGACAGAGGGGTTGTCGGGGTGGGGCATCTGCAATTGAAGCGCTATTGTCATCTCGGAACGATAACGCCATGATCACAATCCCGCATAGGGAAACGACGGAAGAAGATTCAATGCGACTGACGGCTCAGCGGGCTCCCCGAGGAAAACATCGCAAGATCACCACCTCGCAGACCAAGGGGCGCGTGGCACTGGTGGCCGTGGCCGCCAGCGCGGTCTCCTCGGCTGGGATCGGTGGGGCTACTGCCGCCACGCTGCAGGCCCAGGATGAGTCCCCGGCGTCTTCGGAGGTCACCACCGTCGATGTAGAGCTGGCCGCCAATGACGCCGCCTTGTCCTTCGATGCGACGCAGGTGGCACCGCAGATCTTGGCGATCCCGGAGTATAAGCCGGTAGCCAACGTCGACGAGCAGTTGGACAAGGCGGTGGAATACGCCGTCGAACGTACCGAGGCTGACCGTGCCGCCCGTGCGCCCTCCGTGGTCAAGCCGGCCGAGGGCATCTTCACCTCGGATTTCGGTATGCGCTGGGGCAGCCTCCACCAAGGTATTGATATCGCTAACGCGGTGGGCACCCCCATTCTCGCAGCCATGGGAGGCACCGTCATTGATTCCGGTCCGGCCTCCGGTTTCGGCCAGTGGATCCGCATCCAGCACGACGATGGCTCCATTGCTGTCTACGGCCATATGGAAACCCTCGATGTCAGCGTCGGTGAGCAGGTCACCGCCGGCCAGAAGATCGCCGGTATGGGTAACCGAGGATTTTCCACCGGGTCCCACCTGCATTTTGAGCTCTACCCCACCGGCAGCGGTGCCGTCGACCCGACCCCCTGGTTCGCTGAGCACGGCATCACCTTCTAACCTCCTCACCCCGGGAACACCGTCCTTAGTCCCCAGCCCACCCCGTGGTCTGGGTGATAGACATGGTCCAGGTCATCGTCGACTGCGTGCCGGTCTCCCTGCTCGCCCTGGGAGAGTCGCGGGGACTGTTGATCCTGACGCTCGCACTGCGTAAGGCCCAGGGGGAATTTTCGGGTTGATCCCCGGGCATAGCGCTGGCCGTTGACGTCACAGCTCCAGAAAGCCGCTCACCGATACCAGGCACGATCGATGCGTGCACCGCCTTAGCTGCTGCCGGTGACGAGACAGTGATGGGTGTGGTCATGACCACCACCAGCTTCCGGCTTCTGCCCCTGTGACCGGTGGTATCCCCGCGGAGGTGCTAGCGCCGGTCCCTCTTCTGAACCTGTCGCAACAGCACGCTACCACTCGCTCGATAGAGCAACGCGAGGCAATGTCCTCGGGGTGTACTCAGTTTTTCTCCGGCCTCCAGTGGAGGCGTTTGGCAGTACCGGGCTTTGTCCCCCTTGCCGGGGCAATGATCTTGTTCCCGAGACTATCATTGCCGGGTTGTTTCATGGCCGCTGTCCGGGCTCCACAGCTTCTCCAGGGACGTCAGACCGGTCCCTCAAGCCGCCATCATGCGCGCTCGTCAGACGCAGCCAGGGCGAGCATCCCGTCGACGTAGGAAGGTGGTGACGGAATCTGCCTTGAGGAGATACCTCCCTGACCCCGTCTTCCCCTCAGCCAGCTGACGAGATCAGAAACCAGCGGCCACGCAAGAGCCAATAACGCGAGAATCAACATGGGTGTATCCCCCATTCGCGCGTACGGCGTCAAGCCAGTATGAAGTGGAACGGTTGCCGTCAGTAGTTCGCTTGTGCTCAAGTCACTGAGTTGTGACACTGTTCCGTTGGGCTGGATGATGGCCGAGTACCCGGTGGGGGCAGCCTGGAGAACTGTGCGGCCAAACTCGCTGGCACGCATCCGGGACGCGGCCACTTCAATGGCGGGTACTTCCTCGGTCATAAATGATGCGGCGTTAGTCGGGGCGAGCAGCAGCTGCCCCCCATTGCGGACGGCGTCGGCAACCCGGTCGGCGAAGAATACCTCATAAGAAATGACGATCCCCAGTCGTGGTGCCCCGCTGGGATCGAGCACCGCCGGGCCCTCGCCGATAACGGCGTCGCGGGGGATGAACCGGGCGTCGTCACTGAGTCGTTCAATCAGGTTGCGCATGGGGAGATACTCGCCGAATGGCACACGGTGGTGCTTCTCATAGCGTCCCGATCGGGTGCCGTCTGGTCCCCATAATATGGATGCGTTCCGGAAATGCTCGCCGTCGGACTCGGTAATACCGACCACGACGTTCGTGTCGAGCTGGCGGGCCAGCTCGGCAAAAGATGCATCAACGACTGTCCCATCGACCGTCTCGTCGACATTGGCGACGTTTTCGGGCATCAGAACCAGATCAGGGGTCCCGGTGATGTCTGCGGCAGTCTGAAGATGTCGGCGGGTGGTATCAAACGGATCGGTATGGACCGCGCGAAGCCCGCGGGGGCCACCACCCTGCACGAGGACGACCTCCAGGGTGTCTTCTACCGCATCATCGACAATCACTGGCGCGAACCCTGGGACAGCGAGGAGCACGACAATTGCGAGCACGGATAGGCCACGGGCCCGTTTCCGCTCGAGAATGACAGCGGCAACTACGGCCCCGGCAACTGCGGCCAGTGCGGTCGTCAGGAGAGTCCCCCCCAGGGGTGCTGCAGCCATAAACGGGCCGTCGGCCTGGCTGTATCCGAAAGCAGGCAGCGGAAAACCACCGAACGGAAACCGGTGTTGTACCGCTTCCAGTATCACCAGGGCAGCAGGGGTGAGCAGCCACCAGACAGGCCAGCGGCCGCGAAAAGCTGGCTCGCTAGAAGATACCGCGGCAACCAGCATTAACAACAGCGTCTGGATGGCAACAACCGCAACGTATCCGGCAGTATTAAAGTCGGTGAGCCAACGTAGAACAAGAGCGTAGTGGACCACCCCGCTCAGCCCACCGAGCCACAGCCGGTTGCGGAGGGGTTGACCTGCCAGCGCCAGCATGAACACCGTCACACCTACCGGGAACAGCACCCACCAACCCCGTGGGGGCAGCGCCAGCCACCACGCGACCGCGGCCCCCACCATGAGCGCGGAGTGACCGGCCAATCTACGCCCGTTAGCACCAGCTATCTCCTGGGGAAGCCGCGACACCCTCGTGCCCGCTGCAATACCAGTCCTCACCGAAGAGCACGATCTTTTTCGGAGCGCTGATGAGCCGTGAACACAGGAACAATCCTTCGAGCCATCCACCGCAACTTTCCGTGCTTTTCCGCGTCTCTGAGGGTGTCCACCCGACTGCTGAGGAAGCCAGATTTAGTTCAGGCCGGCGTAGGAATGCAGACCAGAGACCACCAGGTTGATGAAAAACAGGTTGAAGATCATCGTGGCCAGGGCCAGGATATTGATCCACGCGGCCTTATGGTCCCGCCATCCGGCCGTGGCACGCGCATGCAGGTAGGCGGCGTAGAGCACCCAGGAGATAAAGGAGGCGGTCTCCTTCGGATCCCACCCCCAGAACCGGCCCCAGGCGGCTTCCGCCCAGATAGCACCCAAAACGATGCCCAGACCCAGCACGGGCAACGTGATGATGGCGGATTTGTAGGCCAACCCGTCGAGCTTCTTCGCACTCGGCAGCGGTTTGGCCACAGCCCCAAAGAAGCCGCGCTCCGCGCCCTTGGGCTGCCAGATGCGCAGCAGGTAGAGCAGGGAGGCAATACCCGACACGATGCCGATCGCCGCACCCACGGACACAGTGGAGACATGGATGGGCAGCCAGTAGGACTGCAGGGCAGGCACCACCGGGGCGGAGTCGGCGTAGAGGCTGGTGCCGGCGAAAAACAGCATGACGAGGACGGGGACCAGCAGCCACGGCCACACGCTGCGCCACTCGCGGCGCTGAATGGTTATGGCTGCGGTCAGGACCGCCAGCACACAGATCATGGAGATGTACTCGTACATGTTTCCCAGCGGGAAACGATCCGTGGCTAAGCCGCGCAGCACCACCGACACCAGGTGGACCACTGCACCCAACCAGACCACTGTCTGGGTCATGCCACCGAATTTATCGGCCGACGCCTCCCGGGCAGCACATTGCTCATCGGTGAGCACAGGATCATCGGCGACGTCCCCGGTGGAGCGGTCACTGAGGTCAGCAGTGCCGCTACCGGCACCTACAGCGACATATTCGGGGTGGGCGATGACTTCGCGTGCCCGACGGGCATCGATGACCCCCTGCATCTTCACGTAGTGCACAAGGGAGAGCACCAGGGCGAGCAGGTAGATCACGAACGCGGTCTGGAAGGCGGTGTCGGAGAAGGTGGCCAAAGTCTGATTGACAGGCATGAAGGGATGAAGTCCTTAAACTCAAAAGGGCGGGTATTACTGACTGGCGCTGGTGACCAGAACGGGGATGTTCTCCTCGGCCTCCTCATCAATGTCGTCTGGATCAGGCAGGCCGAGCAGTGCACGGTGGAGCTTGTCGAACTCCCCACCCCAGCCGGCGCTATCGGTGCGGGCCAGGCCACCCATCTCCACAACTGTGGAGCTCCCGTCGGCGGAAGGTTGCAGCCGTATCCAGATCCGTCGGCGTTTGATGACCAGTGAGCCGATCAGGGAGGCGAGCATGATCACGGTGGTCGCCAGCACCCAGGGTTGGAACGGGTCGTGGCTGATCTGGAAGTTGGCGAATTCACTGGCCCCGTCGAAGGTGACGGTCGTCCCGTCATCCAGGGTCACCTCCTCGCCCTGCAGGAGGTTGACCCGTTCGATCTTCTGCAACTGTCCGGTGGCGATCAGGGTGGGGTCGAGTTCGAAGATCGACTGGGAGCGTCCGGTATCCAGACCCGCATCACCGCGGTAGATGTCCATGGCCACCGCCGGGTCGCGCATTGCCGGAAAGGCGGATGTCAACAGCAGGCCGTTGTCCCCGCCCCACTCGGCGGTGGGGGCAAAGAGGCCTTCCAGGGCGATCTGGTTCTGGCGACGGTCATAAATGTCGGGGTACATGCCGGCCGGCGGGTCAAACCGCATGGCCCCAGAGGACAGGAAGAAGGTCGGATCCTCCGGGGCGAACTGCAGGGTCTGCGTGCGTGATTCCCCGTTGGGCCAGGTGACGGTGAAGGTCGGGGCAAAGCCGTGGCCCATGAGGTAGATGCGGTCGCCTGCCACCCGCAGGGGGTGGTTGACCTGCAGCTGGTAGTCGGTCCACTCCTCCTTGGGCTTGAGGATGTCCTCGCCGATGGCATAGGAGATATTGGAGGTGAACATCTCCGCCTGTCCGTTGGTCAGGTAGTCAGCGGTGAAGTCATGCGCATCGAAGCAAAACGTGGTCAGCCCTGTGCCGTCGAAAGTCGGACCGGCCCGGAAGGAGTCGAAGTTGGCGGTGGAGGTGTTGCAGAACTCGGTGCTCTGCTCGATCGGTGGGGTCTCGTAGTTGCCGGATTCGGTGACGATGATGACCATGCCCTCGTAGTAGACCATCCGGCCGGCAGCGATGGTGACGAGCATGCCCACCAGGGACAGGTGGAAGATCAGGTTGGCCAGCTCGCGGGTGTGCCCGCGCTCCGCCGACAGGGAAAACACCCCGGCCCGGTCCTTGTCCGGGGTGTATTCAGCGACTTTCCACCGCT
This is a stretch of genomic DNA from Corynebacterium marinum DSM 44953. It encodes these proteins:
- the resB gene encoding cytochrome c biogenesis protein ResB, whose product is MITLMRTLWTYPKKAWHWLTSMRTALVLLFVLAIAAIPGTVLPQRSLNAGNVADYIADNGRLAEIYDHLQLFDVFESTWFNAIFMLLTISLIGCILPRSWEHYKAMKTPPTRAPKRLERLPLHATGTVDKPMDQLTDDARGLLKRWKVAEYTPDKDRAGVFSLSAERGHTRELANLIFHLSLVGMLVTIAAGRMVYYEGMVIIVTESGNYETPPIEQSTEFCNTSTANFDSFRAGPTFDGTGLTTFCFDAHDFTADYLTNGQAEMFTSNISYAIGEDILKPKEEWTDYQLQVNHPLRVAGDRIYLMGHGFAPTFTVTWPNGESRTQTLQFAPEDPTFFLSSGAMRFDPPAGMYPDIYDRRQNQIALEGLFAPTAEWGGDNGLLLTSAFPAMRDPAVAMDIYRGDAGLDTGRSQSIFELDPTLIATGQLQKIERVNLLQGEEVTLDDGTTVTFDGASEFANFQISHDPFQPWVLATTVIMLASLIGSLVIKRRRIWIRLQPSADGSSTVVEMGGLARTDSAGWGGEFDKLHRALLGLPDPDDIDEEAEENIPVLVTSASQ
- a CDS encoding heavy-metal-associated domain-containing protein, producing MATVTKNYMVKGMTCGHCKSSVEEEVREVAGVNSVEANPGTGRVEVTGENFTDEDVAAAIKEAGYTLKP
- the lnt gene encoding apolipoprotein N-acyltransferase, with amino-acid sequence MAGHSALMVGAAVAWWLALPPRGWWVLFPVGVTVFMLALAGQPLRNRLWLGGLSGVVHYALVLRWLTDFNTAGYVAVVAIQTLLLMLVAAVSSSEPAFRGRWPVWWLLTPAALVILEAVQHRFPFGGFPLPAFGYSQADGPFMAAAPLGGTLLTTALAAVAGAVVAAVILERKRARGLSVLAIVVLLAVPGFAPVIVDDAVEDTLEVVLVQGGGPRGLRAVHTDPFDTTRRHLQTAADITGTPDLVLMPENVANVDETVDGTVVDASFAELARQLDTNVVVGITESDGEHFRNASILWGPDGTRSGRYEKHHRVPFGEYLPMRNLIERLSDDARFIPRDAVIGEGPAVLDPSGAPRLGIVISYEVFFADRVADAVRNGGQLLLAPTNAASFMTEEVPAIEVAASRMRASEFGRTVLQAAPTGYSAIIQPNGTVSQLSDLSTSELLTATVPLHTGLTPYARMGDTPMLILALLALAWPLVSDLVSWLRGRRGQGGISSRQIPSPPSYVDGMLALAASDERA
- the ccsB gene encoding c-type cytochrome biogenesis protein CcsB; its protein translation is MPVNQTLATFSDTAFQTAFVIYLLALVLSLVHYVKMQGVIDARRAREVIAHPEYVAVGAGSGTADLSDRSTGDVADDPVLTDEQCAAREASADKFGGMTQTVVWLGAVVHLVSVVLRGLATDRFPLGNMYEYISMICVLAVLTAAITIQRREWRSVWPWLLVPVLVMLFFAGTSLYADSAPVVPALQSYWLPIHVSTVSVGAAIGIVSGIASLLYLLRIWQPKGAERGFFGAVAKPLPSAKKLDGLAYKSAIITLPVLGLGIVLGAIWAEAAWGRFWGWDPKETASFISWVLYAAYLHARATAGWRDHKAAWINILALATMIFNLFFINLVVSGLHSYAGLN
- a CDS encoding M23 family metallopeptidase yields the protein MRLTAQRAPRGKHRKITTSQTKGRVALVAVAASAVSSAGIGGATAATLQAQDESPASSEVTTVDVELAANDAALSFDATQVAPQILAIPEYKPVANVDEQLDKAVEYAVERTEADRAARAPSVVKPAEGIFTSDFGMRWGSLHQGIDIANAVGTPILAAMGGTVIDSGPASGFGQWIRIQHDDGSIAVYGHMETLDVSVGEQVTAGQKIAGMGNRGFSTGSHLHFELYPTGSGAVDPTPWFAEHGITF